In Acropora muricata isolate sample 2 chromosome 11, ASM3666990v1, whole genome shotgun sequence, one DNA window encodes the following:
- the LOC136890341 gene encoding ribosome biogenesis protein SLX9 homolog, with product MGKIRRSRQKFHIQAVKPTSEKKEEDVLRPNESSLPAIFPTAALFDTGPSVTTETPVKETEKLKQSKKDKRKERHDNFLKKLHAGRKLDEEQKKAKKRAQTPVVGDLEPLLSALSSIKIPEINRDQKKANNSAETGKRPKGNKMSRKARQTLQAKEVAHFQKVLQHPAYQANPLAAISEHIKTAIQRENGNQT from the exons ATGGGGAAAATACGGAGGAGTCGACAGAAATTTCATATTCAAGCCGTAAAACCGACgagtgaaaagaaagaagaagacgTTTTAAGGCCTAACGAG TCTAGCCTTCCAGCCATATTTCCTACAGCTGCACTCTTTGACACAGGGCCAAGCGTTACTACAGAAACCCCTGTCAAAGAAACGGAAAAGCTCAAACAGAGTAAGAAGGACAAGAGAAAAGAACGACATGATAATTTCCTCAAAA AATTGCATGCAGGAAGAAAACTAGATGAAGAacagaaaaaggcaaaaaaacgAGCCCAAACACCAGTTGTTGGTGACTTGGAGCCATTGCTGTCTGCCTTGTCATCAATTAAAATACCTGAGATCAACAGAGaccagaaaaaagcaaataacag tGCGGAAACTGGTAAACGGCCAAAGGGGAATAAAATGAGCAGAAAGGCCCGACAGACTCTGCA GGCTAAGGAAGTTGCTCATTTTCAGAAAGTTCTGCAACACCCAGCTTACCAAGCCAATCCTCTGGCGGCCATCTCTGAACACATCAAGACTGCGATACAAAGGGAAAATGGAAATCAGACCTAA
- the LOC136890340 gene encoding tubulin-specific chaperone C-like, which yields MAENVRERLQRRNEERLAINEKRRADKESNEQPTETNDYLTFTFAKEKGEIDQLLNESSSLIETGNKMQAMEFFDTLAGRCQKLRKFLADSAMFLPSREVQVSQESLKSLQDLINEKREEHLPKKKFAFKSRKKETGKPEVQSREENKKDNLSNTEKEFLEASLGFKGITGETLTLTPAEVKSQDITLRGLNCCKIVIYGAPSALHVNALSDCTVLCGPVGGAVFIEDCSGCNFVFPCHQLRVHSTTNSKFYLHVTSRAIVEDCSNVGFAPFNWDYDTLESHYRTAGLDQSENNWSLVNDFNWLKTDEPSPNWFIIEESQRTDKWVL from the exons ATGGCGGAGAATGTCAGAGAAAGGCTTCAACGCCGCAACGAAGAGCGATTGGCCATCAACGAGAAACGCAGGGCTGATAAAGAAAGCAACGAGCAACCAACAGAGACTAACGATTATCTTACATTTACTTTTGCAAAGGAGAAAGGAGAAATCGATCAACTGCTGAATGAGAGTTCCTCTTTGATAGAGACTGGGAACAAAATGCAAGCCATGGAGTTTTTCGACACTTTGGCAGGCAGGTGCCAAAAACTTCGAAAATTCTTGGCCGACTCTGCGATGTTCTTGCCTTCTCGCGAAGTTCAAGTCTCTCAGGAATCGTTGAAGTCTTTGCAAGACTTGATCaatgaaaaaagagaagaaCATTTGCCCAAGAAGAAATTTGCTTTCAAGTCGCGAAAAAAGGAAACGGGAAAACCA GAGGTACAAAGTAGGGAAGAAAATAAGAAAGACAACCTCTCCAATACAGAAAAAGAGTTTTTGGAAGCAAGTCTTGGGTTTAAAGGAATCACAGGAGAAACCTTAACTTTGACTCCAGCCGAGGTCAAAAGTCAAGATATTACTCTGCGAGGCCTAAACTgctgcaaaattgtcatttatGGAGCCCCATCTGCTCTACATGTCAATGCACTGTCAGATTGCACAGTTTTATGCGGGCCGGTAGGGGGTGCTGTTTTCATCGAAGACTGTTCAGgttgcaattttgtttttccatgtCATCAATTGCGGGTTCACAGTACAACAAACAGCAAGTTTTATTTGCATGTGACGAGCAGGGCAATTGTGGAGGATTGTTCGAATGTTGGTTTTGCTCCATTTAATTGGGATTACGACACACTGGAAAGCCACTACAGAACAGCAGGTCTTGATCAGTCTGAGAACAACTGGTCTCTTGTGAATGATTTCAACTGGTTGAAGACCGATGAGCCATCTCCAAATTGGTTCATCATTGAAGAGAGCCAGCGCACAGATAAATGGGTCTTGTAA